The following coding sequences lie in one Chitinispirillales bacterium ANBcel5 genomic window:
- a CDS encoding TetR/AcrR family transcriptional regulator — MTRHHDPEKRKQDFLNTALELFNTRGYEKTTVNDIIKAMGVSKGAFYHYFQSKEDVIEQISENYADHVLRVLGQIAHRTDLNAVEKLNVMIATIQGHKTGTKEQRSKIKKVFKEDDNLKLERKILTKLRAKMLIITKTFITEGIENKLFRSCDAHELSEFLIFALNSLDTSAEELVNTEMVKNPPDLKELRGRLVKKLDYYEEIINEVLKLSPGTVVIKEPYLNRFLG; from the coding sequence TTGACCAGGCATCACGATCCTGAGAAACGAAAACAGGACTTTCTCAATACCGCCCTTGAGCTTTTCAACACCAGGGGTTACGAGAAAACCACGGTAAACGATATAATCAAAGCAATGGGGGTATCAAAAGGTGCCTTTTACCATTACTTTCAGTCCAAGGAAGATGTAATCGAGCAGATATCGGAGAACTATGCAGATCATGTGTTAAGGGTTTTGGGGCAGATCGCGCACAGAACTGACCTTAATGCAGTAGAGAAGCTTAATGTGATGATTGCAACTATTCAGGGCCATAAAACGGGCACAAAAGAGCAGAGGTCTAAAATTAAAAAAGTATTTAAAGAAGATGACAACTTGAAACTGGAACGTAAAATTCTAACCAAACTGCGGGCAAAAATGCTCATCATTACCAAAACGTTTATTACTGAGGGGATCGAAAACAAGTTGTTCCGAAGCTGTGATGCGCATGAACTTTCTGAGTTTCTTATCTTTGCGTTGAATAGCCTGGATACCTCAGCAGAAGAATTGGTGAACACTGAAATGGTAAAAAACCCACCGGATCTTAAAGAGCTCAGGGGGCGCCTGGTAAAGAAATTGGATTACTATGAGGAGATAATAAATGAGGTTCTTAAGCTTTCTCCGGGAACAGTAGTGATAAAAGAGCCGTATTTGAACCGCTTTTTGGGGTGA